The Amaranthus tricolor cultivar Red isolate AtriRed21 chromosome 6, ASM2621246v1, whole genome shotgun sequence genome has a segment encoding these proteins:
- the LOC130814550 gene encoding zinc finger CCCH domain-containing protein 39-like — MSFCDYLASFAPFPNGIDPMAVWPQFPHEQPDVNSLFDHESPPMKRRKISSDSQFTNENHRTHQTNPPVNQPNGKMFFKTRLCIKFKMGQCKNGENCNFAHGEEDLRKPPPNWQELIGSRMEDRMNNWEDDDKIINRMKLCRKFYNGEECPYGARCNFSHVEPPKCKENSTRFQDDRRECSSISIGTIPPHMVQARTHDQYANANGDAMRGNSRPVHWKTKLCTKFEVTGHCPFGDTCHYAHGQADLLVPGGRPTETDELKIHYVPSKSVSSTDIDPIPSKAYAGVASTQSVQPKNGVLKWKLNKKINRIYGDWIDDQPLILPNEQEN, encoded by the exons ATGAGTTTCTGTGATTACTTGGCATCATTTGCACCTTTTCCCAACGGTATAGATCCTATGGCTGTTTGGCCTCAATTTCCTCACGAACAACCCGATGTTAATTCACTATTTGATCATGAATCTCCACCCATGAAAAGGCGTAAGATTTCTTCTGATAGCCAATTcacaaatgaaaatcatagaacCCATCAAACTAATCCCCCTGTCAATCAACCAAATGggaaaatgttttttaaaacTAGATTATGCATAAAGTTTAAAATGGGTCAATGTAAGAATGGTGAAAATTGCAATTTTGCTCATGGAGAGGAAGATTTGAGAAAGCCTCCTCCTAATTGGCAAGAATTGATCGGGAGTAGAATGGAGGATAGAATGAATAATTGGGAGGATGATGATAAGATCATTAATAGGATGAAACTTTGTAGGAAGTTTTACAATGGGGAAGAATGCCCATATGGAGCAAGATGTAATTTCTCACACGTAGAGCCTCCCAAGTGTAAGGAGAATTCAACTCGATTCCAAGACGATCGTAGGGAGTGTTCTTCAATCAGCATTGGTACCATCCCACCTCATATGGTGCAGGCCCGGACTCATGATCAATATGCGAATGCTAATGGTGATGCAATGAGAGGGAACTCGAGGCCGGTTCATTGGAAAACAAAGCTTTGTACTAAGTTTGAGGTTACAGGGCACTGTCCTTTTGGTGATACTTGCCATTATGCTCATGGCCAAGCAG ATTTATTGGTGCCTGGAGGTCGTCCTACTGAGACTGATGAATTGAAGATACATTATGTTCCTTCGAAATCTGTCTCCTCTACGGATATTGATCCAATTCCGTCGAAAGCTTATGCTGGAGTCGCGTCCACTCAATCAGTTCAGCCAAAGAATGGTGTTTTAAAAtggaaattaaataaaaaaatcaatcgCATTTACGGAGATTGGATTGATGATCAGCCTCTCATATTACCAAATGAACAAGAGAACTGA